The following coding sequences lie in one Canis lupus familiaris isolate Mischka breed German Shepherd chromosome 34, alternate assembly UU_Cfam_GSD_1.0, whole genome shotgun sequence genomic window:
- the SLC9A3 gene encoding LOW QUALITY PROTEIN: sodium/hydrogen exchanger 3 isoform X3 (The sequence of the model RefSeq protein was modified relative to this genomic sequence to represent the inferred CDS: deleted 1 base in 1 codon): MSGRGAPGCSRGLQLALLLVPLLVLGVLPRARAFEEQPGSAHGESQGFQVVTFKWHHVQEPYIIALWILVASLAKIGFHLSHKVTSVVPESALLIVLGLVLGGIVWAADHIASFTLTPTAFFFYLLPPIVLDAGYFMPNRLFFGNLGTILLYAVIGTVWNAATTGLSLYGVFCSGLMGDLNIGLLDFLLFGSLIAAVDPVAVLAVFEEVHVNEVLFIIVFGESLLNDAVTVVLYNVFESFVTLGGDKVTGVDCVKGIVSFFVVSLGGTLVGVIFAFLLSLVTRFTKHVRIIEPGFVFIISYLSYLTSEMLSLSAILAITFCGICCQKYVKANISEQSATTVRYTMKMLASGAETIIFMFLGISAVNPLIWKWNTAFVLLTLVFISVYRAIGVVLQTWVLNRYRMVQLEIIDQVVMSYGGLRGAVAFALVVLLDEKKVKERNLFVSTTIIVVFFTVIFQGLTIKPLVQWLKVKRSEHREPKLNEKLHGRAFDHILSAIEDISGQIGHNYLRDKWSNFDRKFLSKILMRKSAQKSRDRILNVFHELNLKDAISYVAEGERRGSLAFIRSPSTDNMVNVDFSTPRPSTVEASVSYLLRENVSAVCLDMQSLEQRRRSIRDTEDMVTHHTLQQYLYKPRQEYKHLYSRHELTPNEDEKQDKEIFHRTMRKRLESFKSAKLGIGQNKKAAKLYKRERAQKRRNSSIPNGKLPLESPVHNFTINEKDLELSDPEEAPDYGAEAGGGIEFLANITQDATATDSPSGIDNPVFSPDEDLGILSRVPPWLSPGETVVPSQRARVQIPCSPGNFHRLAPFRLSTKSVDSFLQADGPEEQPHTTLPESTHM; this comes from the exons gcTTCCACCTATCACACAAGGTCACCAGCGTTGTCCCCGAGAGCGCGCTGCTCATCGTGCTGGGACTGGTGCTGGGCGGCATCGTCTGGGCAGCTGACCACATCGCCTCCTTCACGCTGACACCCACCGCCTTCTTCTTCTACCTGCTGCCTCCCATCGTGCTAGACGCCGGCTACTTCATGCCCAACCGGCTCTTCTTCGGGAATCTGGGCACCATCCTGCTGTACGCCGTCATCGGCACCGTGTGGAACGCGGCCACCACTGGGCTGTCCCTCTACGGTGTTTTCTGTAGCGGCCTTATGG GAGACCTGAACATCGGGCTGCTGGATTTCCTTCTGTTCGGCAGCCTGATCGCCGCTGTGGACCCGGTGGCCGTCCTGGCCGTGTTCGAGGAGGTCCACGTCAACGAGGTGCTGTTCATCATCGTCTTTGGGGAGTCGCTGCTGAACGACGCCGTCACCGTG GTCCTCTACAATGTGTTTGAATCTTTCGTGACGCTGGGAGGTGACAAGGTGACTGGTGTGGACTGCGTGAAAGGCATAG TGTCCTTCTTCGTGGTGAGCCTAGGAGGCACGCTGGTGGGTGTTATCTTCGCCTTCCTGCTGTCACTGGTCACCCGCTTCACCAAGCACGTGCGCATCATCGAGCCGGGCTTCGTGTTCATCATCTCTTACCTGTCCTACCTCACATCTGAGATGCTATCGCTGTCAGCCATCTTGGC CATCACCTTCTGCGGCATCTGCTGTCAGAAGTACGTGAAAGCTAACATCTCTGAGCAATCAGCCACCACCGTGCGCTACACCATGAAGATGCTGGCCAGCGGGGCAGAGACCATCATCTTCATGTTTCTTGGCATCTCGGCTGTGAACCCCCTCATCTGGAAGTGGAACACGGCCTTCGTGCTCCTGACCCTGGTCTTCATCTCTGTGTACCGGGCCATTG GTGTGGTCCTCCAGACGTGGGTTCTGAACCGGTACCGGATGGTGCAGCTGGAGATCATAGACCAGGTGGTCATGTCTTACGGCGGCCTGCGCGGGGCCGTGGCCTTCGCCCTGGTCGTCCTCCTGGACGAGAAGAAGGTGAAGGAGAGGAACCTGTTCGTCAGCACCACCATCATCGTGGTCTTCTTCACCGTCATCTTCCAG GGCCTGACCATCAAGCCCCTGGTGCAGTGGCTGAAGGTGAAAAGGAGTGAACATCGGGAGCCCAAGCTCAACGAGAAGCTGCATGGCCGG GCTTTTGACCACATCCTCTCAGCCATTGAGGACATATCCGGGCAAATTGGACACAATTACCTCAGAGACAA GTGGTCCAATTTTGATAGGAAATTCCTCAGCAAAATCCTTATGAGAAAGTCTGCTCAGAAGTCACGCGATCGGATTCTCAATGTTTTCCATGAACTCAACCTGAAAGATGCCATCAGCTATGTGGCTGAG GGAGAGCGCCGTGGGTCCCTGGCCTTTATCCGCTCCCCCAGCACTGACAACATGGTCAACGTGGACTTCAGCACGCCACGGCCCTCAACCGTGGAGGCCTCGGTGTCTTACCTCCT GAGGGAGAATGTCAGTGCGGTGTGCCTGGACATGCAGTCCCTGgaacagaggaggagaagcaTCCGTGACACGGAGGACATGGTCACTCACCACACCCTGCAGCAGTACCTGTACAAGCCCCGGCAGGAG TACAAGCACCTGTACAGTCGGCACGAGCTAACTCCCAACGAGGACGAGAAGCAGGACAAGGAGATCTTCCACAGGACCATGCGGAAGCGCCTGGAGTCCTTCAAGTCTGCCAAGCTGGGCATCGGCCAGAACAAGAAGGCGGCGAAGCTGTACAAGAGGGAACGTGCCCAGAAGCGG AGAAATAGCAGTATTCCCAACGGGAAACTGCCCCTGGAGAGCCCCGTGCACAATTTCACCATTAACGAGAAAG ATTTGGAACTTTCAGACCCAGAGGAGGCTCCCGACTACGGTGCCGAAGCGGGTGGGGGGATCGAGTTCCTGGCG AACATCACTCAAGACGCCACGGCGACGGACTCCCCTTCAG GGATTGACAACCCCGTCTTCTCCCCGGATGAGGACCTGGGCATCCTCTCCAGGGTGCCACCCTGGCTGTCCCCCGGGGAGACAGTGGTGCCTTCCCAGAGGGCTCGTGTGCAGATCCCCTGCTCTCCGGGCAACTTCCACCGCCTGGCGCCCTTCCGCCTCAGCACCAAGTCCGTGGACTCCTTTCTGCAGGCCGATGGCCCCGAGGAGCAGCCGCACACGACCCTCCCTGAGTCCACGCACATGTAA